In the genome of Hymenobacter taeanensis, one region contains:
- a CDS encoding glycosyltransferase: MNAPALSVLIPVFNRDVTPLVRALLEQAPTWGGRVEIRCLDDGSQEDIRGLNRPLAALPAVCYQELPHNIGRAAIRNVLAAQAQGEWLLLLDNDSLLPDAHFLARYAAARRQAAVVVGGTAYEATPPTRPELLLRWLYGRQREARSAAVRQRAPHGQLTLNNLLIEAHVFRQLGLDESLTRYGHEDTKFGWLLRQAGISVLHLDNPVLHDGLEPAAVFLQKTQDAVRNLVQLYRTEGLGTDTKLLNAALRLQRWGLDEAVCAAFRLREQQVRRNLLSVRPSLRQLDALKLYWLLAELAT, encoded by the coding sequence TTGAACGCGCCCGCACTCTCCGTGCTCATTCCGGTTTTCAACCGCGACGTTACGCCGCTGGTACGGGCGCTGCTGGAACAAGCACCCACTTGGGGAGGCCGCGTAGAAATCCGTTGCCTCGATGATGGCTCTCAGGAGGATATTCGGGGGCTGAACCGCCCGCTGGCGGCACTGCCGGCTGTGTGCTATCAGGAACTGCCGCACAATATTGGCCGGGCGGCCATCCGCAACGTGCTGGCCGCCCAGGCGCAGGGTGAGTGGCTGCTGCTGCTCGATAACGACAGCCTGCTGCCCGATGCCCATTTTCTGGCCCGCTACGCAGCGGCCCGCCGCCAGGCGGCCGTGGTAGTGGGCGGTACAGCCTATGAGGCTACACCACCAACCCGCCCCGAGTTGCTGCTACGATGGTTGTATGGCCGCCAGCGTGAGGCCCGGTCTGCAGCCGTACGCCAACGGGCTCCGCACGGCCAACTCACGCTAAACAACCTCCTGATTGAAGCGCACGTGTTTAGGCAGCTAGGCCTGGATGAGAGCCTAACGCGCTACGGCCATGAAGACACCAAATTTGGGTGGCTGCTGCGGCAAGCGGGTATTTCGGTTTTGCACCTTGATAACCCCGTGCTGCATGATGGCCTAGAGCCAGCAGCGGTTTTTCTGCAGAAAACCCAAGATGCCGTTCGTAACCTAGTGCAGCTGTACCGCACTGAAGGCTTAGGTACCGATACCAAGCTGCTTAATGCAGCTTTGCGCTTACAGCGCTGGGGGCTGGATGAAGCCGTATGTGCTGCTTTCAGGCTACGAGAGCAGCAGGTACGGCGCAATCTGTTGTCGGTGCGCCCCAGCCTGCGGCAGCTTGACGCGCTAAAGCTGTATTGGCTGTTGGCTGAGCTGGCCACTTGA